The window GATGAAAATAATGATACTCATTATAAATGCAGCTTTCAGCACTCCAAATACAGCACCTGCCAGTTTGTTCAGAAATCCAAGCGCGATAAGGTCAACAAAGCGTTCCACGATCTTACCGATTATAATAACTACGATCACAACAATCAGGAATGTGACAATAAAAGAAATGATCCCAAGATATTTCTCGCTGATATCCATGTGCTTGGCCAGGAAATCTCCTACATAGAAGGAAAAATGGATAGCTACCCAGATTCCAGCGATCAATGCGATAAGGGAAGCTAATTCAATAATAAACCCTTTGGTAAATCCCCGGTACAGGAACCATATCATAGGGATTAACAGAATGATGTCGAGGAAATTCATTTTCTTAATCTTCTTGTTAACTCAGTAGCAAAGATAAAATCATCCAGTTCGGGATTACCGGAGTTGAGAATTTGTTCTTTGGAGCCTTTCCAGCATATCGTTCCATTGACAATAAAAGCAATGTTATCTCCAATGTTCAGAACGGAATTCATATCATGTGTATTTACTACGGTAGTGATATTGTATTCATGGGTTATTTCATTGATCAGTTCATCGATCAGACCTGCCGTCTTAGGATCCAACCCCGAGTTGGGTTCATCGCAAAAGAGGTATTTTGGATTCATCGCGATTGCCCTGGCGATAGCGACTCTTTTAATCATACCTCCACTAAGTTCTGAAGGCATAAGATTGTTGGCTTCTTTCAGGTTCACTCTTTGAAGGCAGAAGTTTACCCTTTCCAGTTTTTCA is drawn from Bacteroidota bacterium and contains these coding sequences:
- a CDS encoding ATP-binding cassette domain-containing protein, giving the protein MIEARNIYKSFGGHEVLKDVSFRFEAGKTNLIIGQSGSGKTVFMKCLVGLYNADKGEVDYDGRIFSAMRDREKKKLRQEMGMLFQGGALFDYMTVEQNVMFPLNMFTSSSQSEKLERVNFCLQRVNLKEANNLMPSELSGGMIKRVAIARAIAMNPKYLFCDEPNSGLDPKTAGLIDELINEITHEYNITTVVNTHDMNSVLNIGDNIAFIVNGTICWKGSKEQILNSGNPELDDFIFATELTRRLRK
- a CDS encoding CvpA family protein; its protein translation is MNFLDIILLIPMIWFLYRGFTKGFIIELASLIALIAGIWVAIHFSFYVGDFLAKHMDISEKYLGIISFIVTFLIVVIVVIIIGKIVERFVDLIALGFLNKLAGAVFGVLKAAFIMSIIIFIINSFDEDSSIITPKMREGSLLYKPVESLFPMIIPRINLDTWDGIRDNEQDII